The genomic region TGCCCACATTCCCACTGCACTCATTCTAGAAAACGCCCCATAATTCATCATTGCTGACTGGACTGTCACATGacgcaaaacgcccaagggtggggtGTCTTCCACCATACATGGTCTAACTTTGAAAAGAATATATGATGAGAGAGAAAAAATATATAACATTAGTCTATACATATTGTAGTGTTATAATTGTTAAGATAGCCTATTTATCTATAACCACACATAAAGTGATAGTATGAAAACAGTTTGCTCTTTTACCATCTTCGATGAGATTCTTTTCTTTGGGAGTCGCATATTATTGGTAAGAAAAAAACAAGTTTGTTAGAAAACTTAAGTTTTTTGTACAATTGGCTTAAAGTTTGTTACAATTTTGAGAGAAAGGAAAGTTGCATAATCCAATATTGACGCTCAAGTCTGACATTAAAGTGTGAAAGGTAAATAGAGGATATGTGTAATGCCTCCGTGACTACATTAGCTACCCCATGCCACATTAGCTCTATGCTCACAGAATATGGCGATGTAGTTCCATAAATGGAGCGCGGGAGAGCCATTCATGACCATCCTTGCGAGCGTGAGCCAAGACTTCAATTCATTATCATTTTTCATTTACGTGCAATGTCAAATAAGATAATAACAAGTGTctatttcatttttttattagttACCTCTCATTAAACCAttagggtgaagggagtggttaccTAATGAAATAGGTAAACTCCCAATTCACTCAATCATATAGCGCCATGTCAATTGTTTATCTAATGCACAAAAACGTTGGTGGTGGTTTACCTAATGgggtttaggtaaactatttaaaaaaaaaggaaaaatgtgtgattgatTGAGAAGGCATGAACCCCATCACACACTCTCCTCTCTCTCCCTTCCCTCCCTCTCCCCGATTCGGTAACTTTGATCGGCAAACATGGTTGGCAGTGGTCACCGATCGGTGCCGAAGGAGTTTACTAACTCCACACTGTTCACCCTTACACCCCTCTAATTAAAGGAGTAAGGGGTGCTCCCGGGCATCACAAGTAGGTTTTGTTGTCATAGCTTTATAGTTTAGTGGCATCTTAGATGTGAGAAAAGGTTTTACGatcaataggtcctgggttcaaTTCCCACAAAGGGATTTTTCTCGTATTTATTGGGTTCCTCCTGAATTGATGTATAGACATTATACCTGGTGGAGACagatatgatcgggtgattccgctggtggcacgatgatactcagtggtccgtcagtgatcaaaatttgttgttcaaaaaaaaaaagtaggaTTTGTTAGTACTAGTAACCGAGACGGATTGTGTTTGACCATTGAGCTTGGAAGAAGTAGGGGGAACAGGTTCCGACAGGTTCAATCCTTATGTGACACCTACATACACCTTCGTGCCTTCACTTGATAAGATGATGTATGTCCCAAGTTGATCATGTTAAAGATTACCTTTATTCGACAGTAAAATGCTAACATTAATAATCTAGATTTTATATCAATGGGGCATGTCCAAAGTTGATCATGTTAGATGGCAAAACTGAAAGTTGCATCATAAACAAGTTAAAGATTACCTTTGTTCAACAGTGAAAAACTAACATTCATAAACTTAGGAGCAAAAGTTTACCGATTTATAACCAAAACAATTCAACATCAAAACATAGGTTCAAAATTGTACCATAACAAAAGCAGTTAAAAACTTCCCAACAAACCGAAATCAAAAACATACCACCATAATCTTTGAAACCAAACACAATCTAAGCAGCAGCCTCTTGGGCAGCCTGCCTCTTTCTAGCCTCTTCAATGATGGTTAACTTGATACCCTTACCCTTGGGTAGAGAGACCCATGGTTTCGAACCCTTTCCGAGGGTGAACACGTTACCCAAACGAGTAGCAAACTCGTGACCGGTAGCATCTTGAATGTGAACGGTTTCGAAGCTGCCCTTATGTTTTTCTCTGTTCTTGAGGATTCCGACACGGCCTGTGTTTCTTCCGCCAGTTACCATGACGACATTTCCAACGTCGAACTTGATAAAATCAACGATCTTGTTTGATTCTAGATCGAGCTTAATGGTGTCGTTGGCTTTGATAAGTGGGTCTGGGTAGCGGATGGTTCGACCGTCATAAGTGTTGATGTACGGAATGCCCTTTGAACCGAACTGGACTGAACGAACCTTGCACAACTTAAACTGCATTTAAATTAACAAAAACAAATTATTAGACTTGACATTGAAAAATTAAGACGAAAACCGAACAAAAAGTTTGTACTAGAAAAAAAGTAAACGTGACAATTTAAAATCATAGAGTTGTAAATAATTAACTATGTTAATCTCTGAAAGATTAAATTAAAAACATGTTAGGAACAAATTTACAAACCTTTGACTCCTCGTCTCTGATTGAGTGCAACCTGAATCTACCTTTGGTGTCATAAAGAAGACGGAAGCTTTCATTGGTCTTAGGGATAGAAACAACATCTGTTCCAAACAGAAACACACACCATGAAAGGCAGCTAAATtagaatacaaaaaaaaaaaaaaaaaaactctgttTAAAAAGCCGGTAACCCTTTGTAAACAAAATACATACAAACTTATAACATGCAAATTTTTTATGAAGAAACAAAGACGACAGAAACAAAGATTAGCAGGTATACTAACCCATGAAACCGGCAGGGTAAGTCTTGTCGGTCCTGACCTTGTTGTCAACAAGAACATGACGCTGCATCAAAATAGATTGTACCTCACGGTATGTCAAAGCATACTTCAACCTGTTCCTCAGAATGAGGATCAAGGG from Helianthus annuus cultivar XRQ/B chromosome 10, HanXRQr2.0-SUNRISE, whole genome shotgun sequence harbors:
- the LOC110884473 gene encoding 40S ribosomal protein S4, which codes for MARGLKKHMKRLNAPKHWMLDKLGGAFAPKPSSGPHKSRECLPLILILRNRLKYALTYREVQSILMQRHVLVDNKVRTDKTYPAGFMDVVSIPKTNESFRLLYDTKGRFRLHSIRDEESKFKLCKVRSVQFGSKGIPYINTYDGRTIRYPDPLIKANDTIKLDLESNKIVDFIKFDVGNVVMVTGGRNTGRVGILKNREKHKGSFETVHIQDATGHEFATRLGNVFTLGKGSKPWVSLPKGKGIKLTIIEEARKRQAAQEAAA